The following proteins are co-located in the Desulfomonilaceae bacterium genome:
- a CDS encoding PEP/pyruvate-binding domain-containing protein: MLRVLKQLFGGVLSPEQEPITFSEIFNRFENTLLPDHDRAMEIIADLAEKSCGEYIFDRKYLQDSVRDLQNILLRMIRELNLIGSNRYMELYSTLDRVFPVHPEFSGRLMMWDAPYVVSLDEAPVDNPELTGGKANTLVEIIQRLRFDVPDGFVITTQAYYRFLDQNHLGDRIQFLLRGWMAGNQNLDTACSEIRQRILTGVIPQDLAEAISQWAQKGRGNWSVRSSAYGEDGELSFAGLHQTVLNVAPEKVLEAYKICVASLYSPEAVCYRHQMGTLGDEFAMAVLCQEMIDSQSSGVLQTVCLESAEPCCMSIYASFGLGRTTAEGRDVLDRYVVTKEPPYEIRKMRIADKGWLLRTALGGGEEESVISEEKRTQPAISDNVAQSLAHWGVILERYFRRPLELEWAVDPEGHCKLLQGRPLLLPQTAVLAPEDWRASCSGSKIILRDIGDVAHAGVGSGLVRIVQSNEDMAKFTDGAVLVTRYTAPWLARIVPKARAIISERGSVAGHLATIAREFRVPTLTGVEGATKVLTDGMEVTVDAHHRIIYEGRVEQLIHYELMQPTVFEDAPEFRFLRRILHQVAPLNLTDPQSINYAPKACRSAHDVIRFIHEKAVHELMEIPTSLNRFKGSEVWSLVSDVPLPLRIVDLGGGLDPLATGSTIGTEQIRSLPLKALLEGLSRPEMWRTEPVVVDLKGMMSSLTKTWDPSRGPALFGLNLAVVNDVYTNLNLRLGYHLNLIDARMDDVDNQNHIYFRFMGGVAELTRRSRRAQLLADILARFHFKVRVQGDLVVGRILHIPKAEISSRLKVLGALVGFTRQLDIQLRNDQDVEEHVEAFVIGYGAIPSPGVST; encoded by the coding sequence ATGTTGAGAGTTCTGAAACAGCTTTTTGGAGGCGTTCTCTCACCAGAGCAAGAGCCCATCACATTTTCTGAAATTTTCAACCGGTTTGAAAATACGCTACTTCCGGATCACGACAGGGCTATGGAAATCATTGCCGATTTGGCGGAAAAGTCGTGTGGAGAGTATATATTCGATCGAAAATATCTCCAGGATTCTGTGCGGGATCTGCAGAATATTTTGCTCAGGATGATAAGGGAACTGAACCTGATTGGATCCAATCGCTACATGGAACTTTATTCGACATTGGATCGAGTTTTCCCAGTACATCCCGAGTTTTCGGGGCGACTAATGATGTGGGACGCTCCATACGTGGTTTCCCTTGACGAAGCGCCTGTGGACAATCCGGAACTAACGGGTGGAAAAGCGAATACCCTGGTTGAAATAATTCAGCGCCTTCGTTTTGATGTGCCTGACGGATTTGTGATCACCACTCAAGCCTACTACAGATTTCTCGACCAAAACCATCTTGGTGATCGAATTCAATTTTTGCTCAGAGGTTGGATGGCAGGTAATCAAAATTTAGATACCGCATGTAGTGAAATTCGCCAACGAATCCTGACTGGCGTAATTCCACAGGACCTTGCAGAAGCCATCAGTCAGTGGGCGCAAAAAGGCAGAGGAAATTGGTCAGTTCGTAGCAGCGCCTATGGGGAAGATGGGGAACTTTCTTTTGCCGGACTTCACCAAACCGTTTTGAACGTGGCTCCAGAAAAGGTTTTGGAGGCGTATAAAATTTGTGTGGCCAGCCTTTACTCTCCCGAAGCCGTCTGTTACCGGCATCAGATGGGTACTCTGGGGGACGAGTTTGCGATGGCGGTGCTTTGCCAGGAAATGATCGACAGTCAATCCAGCGGTGTTCTCCAAACCGTCTGCCTGGAATCCGCCGAGCCTTGTTGCATGTCAATTTACGCTTCATTTGGACTCGGGAGAACCACGGCGGAAGGGAGGGATGTCCTGGACCGTTACGTTGTAACCAAGGAACCTCCGTACGAAATCAGAAAGATGAGGATAGCCGATAAGGGATGGTTATTAAGGACAGCGCTCGGTGGAGGGGAAGAGGAATCAGTAATCTCCGAGGAAAAGCGTACGCAACCCGCCATTTCCGACAATGTGGCGCAGTCTCTGGCACATTGGGGAGTGATCTTGGAACGCTATTTTAGGCGACCGCTGGAATTAGAGTGGGCTGTGGATCCCGAAGGCCACTGCAAACTTCTTCAAGGCAGGCCCTTACTCTTGCCCCAGACGGCGGTCCTGGCTCCCGAGGACTGGCGGGCGTCTTGCTCTGGCTCCAAGATAATCCTTCGTGACATTGGAGATGTCGCACACGCTGGTGTCGGATCGGGATTGGTTCGCATCGTGCAATCTAATGAGGATATGGCCAAGTTTACTGACGGGGCAGTCCTGGTGACCCGCTACACGGCGCCATGGCTCGCGCGAATTGTGCCAAAAGCCCGCGCTATCATTTCCGAACGGGGATCTGTCGCCGGACATCTTGCGACAATTGCAAGAGAGTTTCGCGTTCCCACACTTACGGGAGTGGAAGGGGCGACTAAAGTCCTGACCGACGGTATGGAAGTCACTGTTGATGCGCACCATCGGATAATTTATGAGGGTCGCGTAGAACAGTTGATCCATTACGAACTGATGCAGCCTACGGTTTTTGAGGATGCTCCTGAATTCCGCTTTCTTCGCAGGATTCTCCATCAAGTTGCGCCACTCAACCTGACCGACCCGCAATCTATAAACTATGCGCCGAAAGCATGCCGATCGGCTCATGACGTGATCAGATTCATACATGAAAAAGCCGTGCATGAGCTGATGGAAATCCCAACTTCGCTGAATCGATTCAAAGGCTCTGAGGTATGGAGCCTCGTGTCTGACGTTCCGCTGCCGTTGAGAATAGTTGATCTTGGGGGCGGACTTGATCCATTGGCTACAGGAAGCACGATTGGAACCGAGCAGATCAGATCATTGCCACTCAAGGCTCTGTTAGAAGGCTTGTCTCGGCCCGAGATGTGGCGTACGGAACCTGTTGTAGTCGATTTAAAGGGGATGATGTCGAGCTTAACAAAAACCTGGGATCCAAGTCGAGGCCCCGCTCTTTTTGGATTAAACTTGGCCGTTGTCAACGATGTTTACACCAATCTGAACTTACGACTCGGCTATCATCTCAACCTGATCGACGCTCGGATGGATGATGTGGATAACCAGAATCACATTTACTTCAGATTCATGGGGGGCGTGGCGGAACTCACGCGGCGATCCCGAAGAGCGCAGCTACTGGCGGACATCTTGGCGCGCTTTCATTTCAAAGTAAGGGTCCAGGGTGATCTTGTTGTCGGCAGGATCCTACACATTCCGAAGGCTGAAATCAGTTCCCGCCTCAAAGTTCTAGGCGCATTGGTCGGTTTTACCAGACAGCTGGATATTCAGTTGCGAAATGATCAGGACGTTGAAGAACACGTCGAAGCTTTCGTGATAGGGTACGGCGCTATCCCAAGTCCTGGCGTTTCTACATAA
- a CDS encoding SgcJ/EcaC family oxidoreductase, which produces MGRVALALIIGSILMVSGVSAENTGLSQDEIAIRKAIESYEDTYNHGDASAAAEHWSLDGTYIGQDGELAKGPNEIRPALEKLFAEQKGIQVKAAIFRVELQSPDLAISKGFAVFHSPKEKKEEVLFTATLVKENGMWKLSKVEEAESPVPIATIAKLGALEWLVGDWVDQDENARVETTYRWAKDYAFINGAFRVTVGDRVDLEGTQVIGWDPVAKKIRSWIFDTKAGFGEGEWSRAGNRWTVKVKSILGTGQKASSMNIYTYVDPNAFTWQSVSREVEGELLPDIDEVTVVRKIAQKAQPESGK; this is translated from the coding sequence GTGGGTAGAGTCGCACTGGCCTTGATAATCGGTTCAATTTTAATGGTTTCGGGAGTGAGCGCCGAAAACACCGGCTTAAGTCAGGATGAAATCGCCATTCGAAAAGCCATTGAATCCTATGAAGACACTTATAACCACGGGGACGCCTCGGCTGCGGCTGAGCATTGGAGCCTGGACGGCACATACATAGGCCAGGATGGAGAACTCGCAAAGGGGCCGAACGAAATACGACCCGCTTTGGAAAAGCTTTTTGCCGAACAAAAGGGCATCCAGGTGAAGGCGGCTATTTTCCGCGTTGAACTCCAATCGCCTGATCTAGCGATATCCAAAGGTTTTGCGGTGTTCCATAGTCCCAAGGAAAAGAAAGAAGAAGTTCTTTTCACCGCTACTCTCGTAAAAGAAAACGGGATGTGGAAGCTTTCTAAAGTGGAAGAAGCTGAATCCCCGGTTCCTATTGCCACAATCGCAAAGCTTGGCGCACTCGAATGGCTGGTTGGCGACTGGGTGGACCAGGACGAAAACGCCAGAGTAGAAACAACATATCGCTGGGCCAAGGACTATGCCTTCATTAACGGCGCATTCCGTGTGACAGTGGGGGATCGCGTGGATCTCGAGGGTACACAGGTCATTGGTTGGGATCCTGTGGCAAAAAAGATTCGCTCCTGGATATTCGACACCAAAGCAGGTTTTGGGGAAGGTGAATGGTCCAGGGCGGGCAATAGATGGACAGTGAAGGTGAAAAGCATCCTTGGTACTGGTCAGAAAGCATCATCCATGAACATCTATACATATGTGGACCCGAACGCATTCACCTGGCAGTCCGTTAGCCGTGAAGTGGAAGGAGAACTTCTTCCGGACATCGATGAGGTGACCGTAGTAAGGAAGATCGCCCAAAAAGCTCAACCAGAATCCGGGAAATGA
- the guaD gene encoding guanine deaminase, with translation MTGASCAIRGTFFDFIDDPWKHIGKEQDAARFIRDGLLVVKDGMIVDFGAFADISPRYPEFPVTHLQNRLILPGFIDGHIHFPQVRVLGAYGNQLLDWLQTWIFPEELKYSDRDYSRTAARYFFDALLAGGTTTCLTFTTSSPVSTEEFFDEAARRNMRVIAGLTGIDRFAPDEVLITPDEFYRESKRLIERYHRKGRNLYAITPRFAVGCTGEMMDRCRQLKQEHNDCWVNTHISENPSEIRTAHNYFPGCEDYTQVHQEHGLLGPKFTAGHGVWLSNDELRRFSKAGAAIAFCPLSNLFLGSGLFRLGRATDPEYPVRITVGCDMGGGNAFTIVRVLEEAYKVGMCNNTMLDGSVNPREQDLAEAERNKLSPYRAFYLATLGGAHALYLDDMLGNFDKGKEADFVAVDWNAGQLAMRWRQSLIVEGAGPETIEQAAQLLFGVMTVGDDRNIDETWVAGKRAYKKAPEGA, from the coding sequence ATGACAGGCGCCAGTTGCGCGATCCGAGGAACTTTCTTCGATTTCATAGACGACCCGTGGAAGCACATCGGAAAGGAGCAGGACGCTGCCCGCTTCATCCGCGACGGATTGCTCGTCGTCAAGGACGGGATGATAGTGGATTTTGGCGCCTTCGCCGACATCTCGCCGCGCTACCCCGAGTTTCCGGTTACCCATCTGCAAAATCGGCTGATCCTCCCGGGGTTCATCGACGGGCACATTCACTTTCCTCAGGTTCGGGTCCTCGGGGCATACGGTAACCAGTTGCTTGATTGGCTTCAAACCTGGATCTTTCCGGAAGAGCTGAAGTATAGCGACCGCGACTATTCGCGCACCGCTGCCAGGTATTTCTTCGACGCCCTGCTGGCCGGGGGCACAACAACATGCCTGACGTTTACCACCAGCAGCCCCGTCTCGACGGAGGAGTTTTTTGACGAGGCGGCTCGGCGTAACATGCGCGTGATCGCCGGCCTGACCGGAATTGACCGTTTCGCGCCGGACGAGGTCCTCATCACGCCGGATGAATTCTACCGCGAGTCCAAGCGGCTCATTGAGCGCTACCACCGCAAGGGCCGCAATCTCTACGCTATCACGCCACGCTTCGCTGTGGGCTGCACCGGGGAAATGATGGACCGCTGCCGGCAGTTGAAGCAGGAGCACAATGACTGCTGGGTCAACACGCACATCTCCGAGAACCCGTCCGAGATTCGCACAGCGCACAACTACTTTCCCGGTTGCGAGGACTACACGCAGGTCCACCAGGAACACGGACTGCTGGGACCGAAGTTCACCGCCGGCCACGGGGTCTGGCTCTCCAATGACGAGTTGCGACGCTTTTCGAAGGCGGGCGCAGCGATTGCGTTCTGCCCGCTGTCGAACCTGTTCCTAGGCAGTGGCCTCTTCCGCCTGGGCCGCGCTACGGACCCCGAGTACCCCGTCCGCATCACAGTAGGATGCGACATGGGCGGAGGCAACGCGTTCACCATCGTTCGCGTGCTCGAGGAAGCCTATAAGGTAGGCATGTGCAACAACACCATGCTAGACGGTTCCGTCAATCCGCGTGAGCAAGACCTGGCCGAGGCTGAACGGAACAAACTATCACCCTACCGGGCGTTTTACCTGGCCACCCTCGGAGGCGCCCATGCGCTGTACCTCGACGACATGCTGGGCAACTTCGACAAGGGAAAAGAGGCCGACTTCGTCGCTGTCGACTGGAACGCCGGGCAACTGGCAATGCGCTGGCGCCAGTCGCTCATCGTGGAGGGCGCCGGCCCGGAGACCATCGAGCAGGCGGCCCAGCTACTGTTCGGCGTCATGACGGTCGGCGACGACCGCAACATCGACGAGACGTGGGTCGCAGGAAAGCGCGCCTACAAGAAAGCTCCTGAAGGAGCGTAG
- a CDS encoding DUF202 domain-containing protein, translating into MGIIGRIWNRKTSGVGPGGGWMGTAKRIWGQGPAEMVCKPPNIWADDRIFFAWQRSHMANERTFLSWSRTSISLLAFGFVIEKFELFMHQIAHLGGSTMSIPSQQGMIYLSFFCFGMAGLSSIVAGWRFLAVRRHLNWGMASYSFIPDVLVVASVMVIIVVTLALTFPRLIGIIGEI; encoded by the coding sequence ATGGGAATCATCGGAAGAATCTGGAACCGTAAGACATCAGGAGTAGGTCCGGGAGGAGGCTGGATGGGAACCGCAAAAAGAATCTGGGGCCAGGGACCCGCCGAGATGGTGTGCAAGCCTCCAAACATATGGGCGGATGATCGAATTTTCTTCGCCTGGCAGCGCAGTCACATGGCCAACGAAAGAACCTTTCTCTCCTGGAGCCGTACCAGTATCTCTCTGTTGGCGTTTGGTTTTGTTATTGAAAAGTTTGAGCTGTTCATGCATCAGATAGCTCATTTAGGTGGTTCTACGATGAGCATTCCCAGCCAACAGGGGATGATATATTTAAGTTTTTTCTGCTTCGGTATGGCTGGATTAAGCTCCATCGTAGCCGGATGGCGCTTTCTTGCAGTGAGACGTCACCTCAACTGGGGAATGGCCTCATACTCATTTATACCAGACGTGCTGGTCGTGGCCTCGGTCATGGTGATAATTGTTGTGACTCTGGCGCTGACGTTCCCGAGGCTCATCGGAATAATCGGTGAGATTTAA
- a CDS encoding molybdopterin cofactor-binding domain-containing protein — translation MTYHINGRTFSTEPRPGQCLRSFLRDLGWFGVKKGCDTGDCGACTVWLDGVPVHSCLVPAFRAAGRQVTTIEGLAGNGKLHPVQQALIDAQGFQCGFCTCGLTMTAASLNEEDLQDLPRSLKGNLCRCTGYHSIEDAIRRIKSIEEPTPGASVGSSVAAPASSAIVTGKARYTLDMRIDGMLHLKLLRSPHAHARILSIRKDRALATPGVHEVFTWEDVPRLLFTAANHDDYHSDPNDTYILDNVVRHVGQRVAAVLADSEGAAEEGCRRLEVDYQLLPAVFDPEEAMRIGAPVLHDKGVESRIQRPGRNILLELHGGVGDVEVGLAQADVIHEATYSTHRAQHAHLETHCTISWIDDDRRLNVRTSTQTPFLTKAKLCYLFSLYPDSVRVFCERVGGGFGAKQEMVTEDICAFASIKTGRPVQLEYTREEQFFGATTRHPMKIHVKAGAKRDGTLTALQLRIVSNTGAYGTHGGSTLFHSTGESVAVYRCPNKKIDAFAVYTNTVPAGAFRGYGLTQTIFAVESAMDELARGLNIDPIEFRHRNVIRPYDPMTSLSGEPHDLDYGSYGLDQCLDLVRDALARGKGRACPEGDEWLVGKGVGLAMIGCAPPTEHRSEACLSLEGDGNYHLTIGSPEFGNGSTTVRHQIAATVLGASPECVISIQSDTDRTGYDTGPFGSTGTTVAGKAVHEAAKSLRDRILDFAAGHCGTARDKCRLEPDTVVCDGARMSLVDLHNLARQAGQVLRVVRKAHGTPRTVAFNVHGFWIAVHRITGEIKILQSVQAVDAGVVINPQQLRGQVEGSIAQGLGWALYEKIVFDKEGRVVNPTFRNYRIPAYADIPRSEVYFAQTTDTFGPLGAKSMSEAPINPVAPALANALADATGIRFHDLPLAPDRIYSAILAEHPLGPADYDRQWGSPDT, via the coding sequence ATGACCTATCACATCAACGGTAGGACCTTCTCCACCGAGCCACGACCCGGGCAGTGCCTGCGCAGCTTCCTGCGCGATTTGGGATGGTTCGGAGTCAAGAAGGGATGCGATACGGGGGATTGTGGAGCCTGTACAGTCTGGCTCGATGGTGTTCCCGTCCACAGTTGCCTGGTGCCGGCTTTTCGCGCTGCCGGCCGACAAGTGACGACGATCGAGGGACTGGCCGGCAATGGGAAACTGCATCCCGTGCAGCAGGCGTTGATCGACGCACAGGGTTTCCAGTGTGGTTTCTGTACATGTGGGTTGACGATGACAGCGGCCAGCCTCAACGAGGAAGACCTCCAGGACCTTCCTCGCTCGCTCAAGGGTAATCTATGCCGCTGCACTGGATACCACTCGATAGAGGACGCAATCCGCAGGATCAAATCGATCGAGGAACCGACCCCAGGAGCTTCCGTCGGGAGTAGCGTTGCAGCGCCGGCATCTTCAGCAATCGTCACGGGGAAGGCGCGGTATACCCTCGACATGCGCATCGACGGAATGCTGCACTTGAAACTGCTCCGGTCGCCTCATGCGCACGCGCGAATCCTGTCCATTCGTAAGGACCGCGCACTGGCGACGCCCGGTGTCCACGAGGTTTTCACGTGGGAGGATGTCCCACGGCTACTGTTTACCGCTGCCAATCACGACGATTATCACTCCGATCCCAACGACACGTATATTCTGGACAACGTGGTCCGTCACGTCGGTCAGCGCGTCGCTGCCGTGCTGGCGGATAGCGAGGGGGCTGCGGAGGAGGGATGCCGCCGCCTGGAGGTAGACTATCAATTGCTGCCGGCTGTTTTCGATCCTGAGGAAGCGATGAGGATCGGTGCGCCCGTGCTCCATGACAAAGGCGTGGAGTCCCGCATCCAGCGTCCGGGCCGAAACATCCTGCTCGAACTCCACGGCGGCGTTGGTGATGTCGAGGTCGGCCTCGCGCAGGCGGATGTCATCCACGAAGCGACCTATTCGACGCACCGAGCCCAGCATGCTCATCTGGAGACGCACTGCACGATCTCGTGGATCGACGACGACCGTCGTCTGAACGTCCGTACCAGCACGCAGACCCCGTTCCTTACCAAGGCAAAGCTGTGCTATCTCTTTAGCCTGTATCCGGACAGTGTGCGTGTCTTCTGCGAGCGTGTCGGGGGTGGCTTTGGGGCGAAGCAGGAAATGGTGACAGAGGATATTTGCGCCTTTGCCTCGATCAAGACCGGCAGGCCGGTACAGCTCGAGTATACGCGGGAGGAGCAATTCTTCGGCGCCACGACGCGACATCCGATGAAAATCCATGTGAAGGCCGGGGCCAAACGCGACGGCACGCTGACTGCTCTCCAGTTGCGTATCGTTTCCAATACCGGAGCTTACGGCACGCATGGAGGCTCCACACTTTTCCATTCCACTGGTGAATCGGTTGCGGTTTATCGTTGCCCGAACAAGAAGATCGATGCTTTCGCTGTCTATACGAACACTGTTCCTGCGGGGGCCTTTCGAGGTTACGGGCTGACGCAGACTATTTTTGCGGTCGAGTCGGCGATGGACGAACTGGCCCGAGGTTTGAACATCGACCCCATCGAGTTCCGACATCGTAATGTCATACGCCCTTACGATCCGATGACGTCCCTGAGCGGGGAGCCGCACGACCTGGACTACGGAAGCTATGGACTGGACCAGTGCCTCGATCTGGTGCGCGACGCTCTCGCCCGAGGCAAGGGACGGGCATGCCCCGAGGGAGATGAGTGGCTAGTAGGAAAGGGTGTCGGTCTGGCAATGATTGGTTGCGCCCCGCCCACCGAGCATCGTTCCGAGGCATGTCTCAGTCTGGAAGGGGATGGTAATTACCACCTGACCATCGGGTCGCCGGAATTTGGCAATGGTTCAACCACGGTCCGCCACCAGATTGCGGCCACGGTGCTTGGCGCTTCCCCGGAGTGCGTGATCTCGATCCAATCCGACACCGATCGCACCGGTTATGATACCGGGCCGTTCGGCAGCACTGGGACGACCGTCGCCGGGAAGGCGGTGCATGAAGCGGCCAAATCCCTCCGGGATCGCATCCTGGATTTTGCTGCCGGGCATTGTGGTACGGCTCGCGACAAATGCCGACTGGAACCGGACACTGTTGTTTGTGATGGCGCCCGCATGAGCCTGGTTGATCTTCACAACTTAGCGCGGCAGGCGGGGCAGGTTCTGCGGGTCGTACGCAAGGCCCATGGAACCCCGCGAACCGTAGCTTTCAACGTGCACGGTTTCTGGATTGCGGTCCATCGTATTACCGGGGAAATCAAGATCCTCCAGAGCGTTCAGGCAGTCGATGCTGGGGTAGTGATCAATCCGCAGCAGCTCCGAGGCCAAGTCGAAGGCTCTATCGCCCAGGGACTGGGATGGGCCCTGTACGAAAAAATAGTGTTCGACAAGGAAGGGCGGGTCGTCAACCCGACATTCCGTAACTACCGCATCCCGGCTTATGCCGACATCCCACGCAGCGAGGTCTATTTTGCCCAGACAACGGACACCTTTGGCCCACTAGGAGCGAAGAGCATGAGCGAAGCGCCGATCAACCCGGTAGCCCCCGCGCTGGCCAACGCTCTGGCCGATGCGACCGGCATCCGCTTTCATGATCTTCCACTAGCCCCTGATCGTATTTACAGCGCCATCCTGGCGGAACACCCACTAGGCCCGGCGGACTACGACCGACAATGGGGATCGCCTGACACCTGA
- a CDS encoding FAD-binding oxidoreductase produces the protein MIKKKDAELAGNRFKDQNHLDTSALQKSVTGQVLTASDPDFEKIALDVWNKYEAANRRPQLIVRVANEQDVVEAVKFAKARKLKVVVRGGGHNWCNPSLRTGGMMIDLTSLNQVISIDAKGRKAVVQPIVSNREIQTHVNAQNLAYPSGHCPPVKLSGYLLCGGMSWNQGVWGTGIGSVEAVELVTPNGDIITANKDQNTDYYWAARGAGPGFFGVAIRYHLKLYDLPKVIACSSYYYPIGEVDTVAQWLESIAGKLPPNIELSLFMLTAPPELAEKCEADARKVCMVAATIFADSKEEANSSLKTLDDCPIIAKCLSKTVAVPYDFEALFDASGTLWPADHRNQVEAVFSNSKLADLFHGVRDYFLKTPSPTTLIMFAIFTGPNIPAPLPDAAFSMSAHYYGGPWTQWTKAEDDEANTRWHRKCLELLKPFVAGYYIGESDTVTYPNIVQESYTEGKWKRLKELRKKYDPDGVFFDYSDGLS, from the coding sequence ATGATTAAAAAAAAGGATGCTGAGTTAGCCGGCAATAGATTCAAAGACCAAAATCACCTGGATACGAGCGCTCTGCAGAAAAGCGTCACGGGTCAAGTCTTGACCGCATCTGACCCAGACTTCGAGAAAATTGCTCTCGATGTTTGGAACAAATATGAAGCAGCTAACCGCCGGCCTCAATTGATTGTTCGCGTGGCCAACGAACAAGACGTAGTCGAGGCTGTAAAATTTGCAAAAGCACGCAAACTGAAGGTCGTCGTGCGTGGAGGTGGGCACAACTGGTGCAATCCTTCACTGCGCACTGGTGGCATGATGATCGATCTGACCAGTCTCAATCAGGTCATTTCCATAGATGCAAAGGGGCGCAAGGCTGTGGTTCAGCCAATTGTCAGCAATCGGGAAATTCAAACTCACGTCAATGCTCAGAATTTGGCCTATCCCAGCGGGCATTGCCCGCCGGTCAAATTGAGTGGTTATCTCCTCTGTGGAGGGATGTCATGGAATCAGGGTGTCTGGGGAACTGGCATCGGCAGCGTCGAAGCAGTTGAGTTAGTCACCCCCAATGGAGACATCATTACTGCCAACAAAGATCAAAACACCGATTACTATTGGGCTGCTCGTGGGGCCGGGCCGGGTTTCTTCGGGGTCGCAATTCGCTACCACCTCAAGCTCTATGATTTGCCAAAGGTGATAGCCTGCAGCTCTTATTATTATCCTATAGGAGAAGTCGATACTGTTGCTCAGTGGCTTGAATCCATAGCAGGCAAGTTGCCTCCGAACATTGAATTGAGTCTGTTCATGCTGACTGCGCCACCTGAGCTTGCGGAAAAATGCGAGGCAGATGCCCGTAAAGTATGTATGGTAGCTGCAACGATTTTCGCTGATTCGAAGGAGGAAGCAAATTCTTCACTCAAAACTCTCGATGATTGCCCGATCATTGCGAAATGTCTCTCCAAAACTGTAGCGGTCCCCTACGACTTCGAGGCTTTGTTTGATGCGTCCGGAACTCTGTGGCCCGCCGATCACCGCAACCAAGTTGAAGCGGTCTTCTCGAACTCCAAACTGGCGGACCTGTTCCACGGAGTCCGCGACTATTTCCTGAAGACGCCGTCACCTACCACTCTGATCATGTTCGCAATTTTCACCGGCCCCAACATCCCAGCCCCGCTTCCCGATGCCGCATTCTCCATGAGCGCCCATTATTATGGCGGACCATGGACGCAGTGGACGAAAGCGGAGGACGACGAAGCCAACACGCGATGGCACAGGAAGTGCCTGGAGCTGCTTAAACCGTTTGTCGCGGGGTATTACATCGGCGAATCGGACACGGTCACGTATCCAAACATCGTTCAGGAATCATATACCGAAGGCAAGTGGAAGCGCCTCAAAGAGTTGCGAAAGAAATATGATCCGGATGGGGTGTTCTTCGATTATTCTGACGGGTTGAGTTGA
- a CDS encoding FAD binding domain-containing protein, which translates to MDLNTVSEVVRPSTRDDVPDWRDSDAWLAGGTWLFSEQQPGVRRLIDLEGLRWPSLQVHELGLTIAATCKISQLYSLVTPPEWRAAPLIRECCRSLLASFKIWNTATVGGNICMSLPAGAMTSLTAALEGVCTIWRRDGSEQAVPVVDFVTGVHQNLIRPGDLLRSVDLPASALQKRTSFRRMSLTHMGRSSALLIATLCPLDGSMALTVTAATERPVRIEFSRIPPADQLRSKLREAIPDSWYLDDVHGTPDYRKHLTYYFAEDIRRELSAGGGA; encoded by the coding sequence ATGGATCTCAACACTGTTTCTGAAGTAGTTCGTCCCTCAACCAGGGATGACGTCCCTGACTGGCGCGACTCGGATGCCTGGCTGGCCGGAGGAACGTGGCTTTTCTCTGAACAGCAGCCTGGCGTGCGCCGACTCATTGATCTCGAAGGGCTCCGCTGGCCATCGCTGCAAGTTCATGAGCTAGGTCTCACAATTGCAGCGACGTGCAAGATCAGCCAGCTTTACTCTCTCGTTACGCCACCTGAGTGGCGGGCGGCCCCGCTGATCCGCGAGTGCTGTAGGTCGCTGCTGGCATCATTCAAAATCTGGAACACTGCGACCGTGGGTGGGAACATCTGCATGTCCCTGCCGGCCGGAGCGATGACCTCCCTGACTGCCGCTCTCGAAGGTGTTTGCACGATCTGGCGGCGTGATGGCAGTGAGCAGGCCGTGCCGGTCGTAGATTTCGTCACCGGAGTTCACCAGAACCTCATCAGACCGGGCGACTTGCTTCGCAGCGTCGACTTGCCGGCATCCGCCCTTCAAAAGCGAACGAGCTTTCGCCGAATGTCCCTGACCCACATGGGCCGGTCCTCGGCGCTACTGATCGCCACCTTATGCCCGCTCGACGGGAGTATGGCGCTCACTGTCACCGCTGCTACCGAGCGACCCGTTAGGATTGAGTTTTCTCGGATCCCTCCTGCCGATCAACTCCGAAGCAAGCTCCGCGAAGCAATCCCGGATTCTTGGTACCTGGATGACGTTCACGGGACACCCGATTACCGCAAACACTTAACCTACTACTTCGCTGAGGACATCCGTAGAGAACTCTCGGCAGGAGGAGGCGCATGA